The Styela clava chromosome 13, kaStyClav1.hap1.2, whole genome shotgun sequence genome has a window encoding:
- the LOC120333349 gene encoding 72 kDa type IV collagenase-like, translating into MLFHNALLLCSLGFVGTISGLPITSTNEGRYLESFMRLGVDKVGIIPDYTVQSTMQTGSVRTAPEPVFFVEARNQFGGSLGNEKPPRKLNRNEQYQPRIDVAPIYGLKSVPAGLSALTDDQKDSIATEFLIKYKYVKKETPTKSDMIAKMQENYGMEKTGNLDEETVIEMLRPRCGVNDGPSEYNTYPGRLRWLDKNVTYKIKGYTPDMSQCQQRNTFKRAFRVWEEVTDLTFEMSDSDDADIIIYFGYREHGDGYPFDAENGLLAHAFTPGRSPLSGDSHFDESEFWTLGKGRVFDTYDGTSGGDACVFPFYFKNKSYRSCTSVGRDDGLEWCATTSDYDKDEKWAFCPHEKLFTYGGNSDNKPCVFPFVFLGKTYDSCTYDGRDDGYSWCATTSNYDKDEKYGFCPSRAHGTKGGNSGGDACHFPFKFEGYVYSSCTTSGRSDYKLWCATTDDYDRDEKWGFCNGNGYSLFLVAAHEFGHAIGLDHSKVRGALMYASYAYYEDFKLPDDDTRGARDLYGGPRTKYLPPLELEKCGGTLKGSTTGPTATPTTLPSTSIRTRITSPTRRTTTAGIPDRCDESNEPTNIGDRKIDAVMLFQDETFIFQGPFVWRVKGSRKCKSKRLEKVQSHWPVIKCGVDAAYQRPWDNKLIFFKGSQYFVYNGAKIEPGYPREVTELGLPARTVVDDVVYMHAKNPNTKKTEERTYYFVGDKAYRVNIQDGTVLKEFPPTTLGEGEWNKIPRDVDAVFRESLYKPYTVFVKGDTYYRYENKKEKLDFSRPSNTMFRCPTQSR; encoded by the exons ATGTTGTTTCATAACGCGTTACTGTTATGTTCCCTGGGCTTTGTGGGGACAATATCAGGTCTTCCAATTACGAGTACAAATGAAGGAAGATATCTTGAAAGTTTTATGAGGCTCGGAGTTGACAAAGTAGGTATTATACCTGACTACACTGTACAAAGTACAATGCAAACTGGAAGTGTCAGAACCGCACCGGAGCCAGTATTTTTTGTTGAAGCAAGGAATCAGTTCGGTGGGAGCCTGGGAAATGAAAAACCACCAAGGAAACTGAATCGAAATGAGCAATATCAACCACGAATTGATGTTGCTCCTATTTACGGATTGAAATCTGTCCCAGCGGGTTTAAGTGCGCTTACCGATGATCAAAAGGACTCTATAGCTACG gaatttttgataaaatataaatatgtgaaaaaaGAAACACCAACAAAAAGCGACATGATCGCAAAAATGCAAGAAAATTATGGAATGGAAAAAACAG GCAATCTGGACGAAGAAACCGTTATTGAGATGTTAAGGCCAAGATGTGGAGTGAATGATGGCCCTTCCGAATACAACACGTATCCTGGTAGATTGAGGTGGCTAGACAAGAATGTCACATATAA AATCAAAGGTTACACACCGGACATGAGTCAATGCCAGCAGAGAAACACATTCAAACGTGCATTCAGAGTATGGGAGGAAGTGACTGACCTAACGTTTGAAATGTCCGACTCTGATGACGCAGATATCATCATCTACTTTGGATATA GAGAACATGGCGACGGATATCCTTTTGATGCCGAAAATGGCTTGTTAGCACATGCTTTCACACCAGGTCGTAGTCCTTTATCTGGTGACAGCCATTTTGATGAAAGTGAATTCTGGACGTTGGGTAAAGGAAGAG TTTTTGACACGTACGACGGTACTTCTGGTGGCGATGCCTGCGTCTTCccgttttattttaaaaataaatcatacaGATCCTGCACGTCTGTTGGTAGAGACGATGGATTGGAATGGTGTGCAACAACTTCTGATTATGATAAAGATGAGAAATGGGCTTTCTGTCCGCATGAGA AACTTTTTACATACGGAGGCAACAGTGACAATAAACCTTGCGTGTTTCCTTTCGTTTTTCTGGGAAAGACGTATGATAGTTGCACGTATGATGGAAGAGATGATGGATATAGCTGGTGTGCTACTACATCTAATTACGACAAAGACGAGAAATATGGATTCTGTCCAAGCAGAG CTCATGGAACTAAAGGAGGCAATTCTGGCGGTGATGCTTGTCATTTCCCATTTAAATTCGAGGGATACGTATATTCTTCTTGTACTACAAGTGGTAGAAGCGATTACAAACTATGGTGTGCAACTACTGATGATTACGACAGGGACGAAAAGTGGGGATTTTGTAACGGAAACGGATACAGTTTATTTTTAGTAGCCGCTCACGAATTTGGGCATGCCATTGGATTGGATCACTCTAAAGTGCGAGGGGCACTCATGTACGCGAG TTACGCATATTACGAAGATTTCAAATTACCAGACGATGACACTAGGGGCGCTCGAGATTTGTATGGTGGTCcaagaacaaaatatttacctCCCCTTGAATTAGAGAAATGTGGCGGTACTTTGAAGGGTAGTACAACAG GACCAACTGCTACTCCAACAACCCTACCCTCCACATCAATAAGAACTAGGATAACTTCACCAACAAGAAGAACAACTACGGCCGGAATACCAGATCGATGTGACGAAAGTAACGAGCCGACAAATATTGGCGACAGGAAGATTGATGCCGTCATGCTGTTTCAAGACGAAACTTTCATATTCCAG GGACCTTTCGTTTGGAGAGTAAAAGGGTCGAGAAAATGTAAGAGTAAAAGATTAGAAAAAGTTCAGAGCCACTGGCCTGTTATCAAATGCGGAGTCGATGCTGCGTATCAAAGACCTTGGGACAACAAGCTGATATTTTTCAAAG GTAGCCAATATTTTGTTTACAACGGAGCAAAGATCGAACCCGGTTATCCCAGAGAAGTGACTGAACTTGGACTACCGGCAAGAACAGTAGTTGATGACGTAGTTTATATGCACGCTAAGAATCCGAATAccaaaaaaactgaagaaagAACATATTATTTTGTGGGAGACAAAGCATATCG AGTTAATATTCAAGATGGAACCGTTTTGAAAGAATTCCCTCCAACTACACTTGGTGAAGGAGAATGGAATAAAATTCCAAGGGATGTCGATGCAGTGTTCAGAGAGTCACTATATAAAC cATACACAGTTTTTGTGAAAGGCGACACATATTATAGATACGAAAACAAGAAGGAAAAGCTTGATTTTTCACGACCTTCAAATACAATGTTCCGATGTCCAACGCAATCTCGCTAA
- the LOC120333122 gene encoding general transcription factor II-I repeat domain-containing protein 2A-like has protein sequence MLSAVSLICPSEIKKFQNVSLSRTTVQRRIEDISKNITQQLGHKAMEFFYYSSAIDESTDATDTAQLLVFVRGIDDNFDAFEELAGMQSMQGRTTGKDICSAIIDCVTKKLSSDFKKLVGLCTDGAPAMCGKRNGATALLQAHI, from the coding sequence ATGTTAAGTGCAGTTTCTTTAATCTGCCCTAGTGAGattaaaaagtttcaaaacgTGAGCCTTTCACGCACGACCGTACAACGAAGAATTGAAGATATTTCGAAGAATATAACTCAACAGTTGGGCCACAAAgcaatggaatttttttattattcttcgGCTATTGATGAAAGTACAGATGCTACTGATACAGCACAGCTTTTAGTGTTTGTAAGAGGTATTGACGATAACTTTGACGCATTTGAGGAGCTTGCTGGTATGCAGTCTATGCAAGGTCGTACTACTGGAAAAGACATCTGCAGCGCTATTATAGATTGTGTTACCAAAAAGCTATCcagtgattttaaaaaattggttGGATTGTGCACAGACGGTGCTCCAGCTATGTGCGGAAAAAGAAATGGAGCCACCGCTCTGCTACAGGCTCACATTTGA